One window of the Archangium primigenium genome contains the following:
- a CDS encoding YndJ family transporter: MKRTREGGQAWRGGLEGPWAPALGFGVWLVLLASRWHAGVLDEFLLAETLFLLAPLVIVPLGLPLTLGPVRPGGWSRLRTLLGLLQPVGALALLAAFTLEPPGQARLALGLPYLLLALCTALHAGGRLLERGVGPVEELAHDAALLCPLGGAVWLLTWMGDFALLGFQGLWVLLTAIHFHFAGFGCLLIAGGVGRLLRAGRLKAVVALGLMAAFPLLAAGIAGQRALEVLGVLFYVLLLPLLAGLLLRTAAHLGPGRRVRWLFVGAAFAVLVSTTLAGLWGLPRPSPVELPTMIRLHGTLNALGFVGLGLLGLRLLPSSLPETSR, encoded by the coding sequence ATGAAGCGGACGCGGGAGGGCGGGCAGGCGTGGCGGGGAGGGCTCGAGGGGCCCTGGGCTCCGGCGCTGGGGTTCGGGGTGTGGCTCGTCCTGCTGGCGAGCCGGTGGCACGCGGGCGTCCTGGACGAGTTCCTCCTCGCCGAGACGCTTTTCCTGCTGGCCCCGCTCGTCATCGTGCCCCTGGGCCTGCCCCTGACGCTCGGCCCGGTCCGCCCCGGGGGCTGGTCCCGGTTGCGCACCCTGCTCGGCCTCTTGCAGCCCGTGGGGGCGCTGGCGCTGCTCGCCGCCTTCACCCTGGAGCCGCCCGGCCAGGCCCGGCTCGCCTTGGGCCTGCCCTACCTGCTGCTCGCGCTCTGCACCGCGCTGCACGCGGGGGGGCGACTGCTCGAGCGGGGCGTGGGGCCCGTGGAGGAGCTGGCGCACGACGCGGCCTTGCTGTGTCCCCTGGGAGGCGCGGTCTGGCTGCTCACGTGGATGGGGGATTTCGCCCTGCTCGGCTTCCAGGGCCTGTGGGTGCTGCTCACCGCCATCCACTTCCACTTCGCCGGCTTCGGGTGCCTGCTGATCGCGGGAGGCGTCGGCCGGCTGCTGCGCGCCGGGCGGCTCAAGGCGGTGGTGGCCCTGGGCCTGATGGCGGCCTTTCCCCTGCTCGCCGCGGGCATCGCGGGCCAGCGCGCGCTGGAGGTGCTCGGGGTGCTCTTCTACGTGCTGCTGTTGCCCCTGCTGGCGGGGCTGCTGCTGCGCACGGCCGCGCACCTGGGCCCGGGGAGGCGCGTGCGCTGGCTGTTCGTGGGCGCGGCGTTCGCGGTGCTGGTGTCCACCACGCTCGCGGGCCTCTGGGGCCTGCCCCGCCCGAGCCCCGTGGAGCTGCCCACCATGATCCGCCTCCACGGCACCTTGAATGCGCTGGGCTTCGTGGGGCTCGGCCTGCTGGGGTTGCGCCTCTTGCCGTCCTCTCTCCCGGAGACTTCCCGATGA
- a CDS encoding phytoene desaturase family protein, producing MKTTDVLVVGGGLGGLAVAALLAREGRRVVLCEKSRHLGGRAQTTQEADYHFNLGPHALFLAGAAARVLGGLGLELAGREPKGGFALRGGRFHTLPSGAVSLMTTDLLGAAGKVEFARVMAALPRVDAAAAVGLSLAQWLRQNVSRDDVRDVVTMLFRAATYGVDMELLGADAALAHQQVYLERGVRYLDGGWDSLVRGLDGVAEAAGVERHVSARVEQVLREEAGGVSRVRGVRLADGTEWEAEAVVLTGGPGDVAALLPGDAVAAGWAARALPVKMASLDVGLSRLPRPDALLAFGVDRPWYASVHSAWARLAPEGGAMVHVAKYLGPEDRRTEEAELEDFLESLQPGWRQHVVARRFMPDLRVMHALPTLEGLGARPPPLVAHVRGLAVVGDWVGPEGMLVDASLASAEAVARAWRGAGRTRAA from the coding sequence ATGAAGACGACGGACGTGCTGGTGGTGGGCGGAGGACTGGGTGGACTGGCGGTGGCGGCGCTGTTGGCACGGGAGGGTCGGCGGGTGGTGTTGTGCGAGAAGTCCAGACACCTGGGCGGCCGGGCACAGACCACCCAGGAGGCGGACTACCACTTCAACCTGGGACCGCACGCGCTCTTCCTGGCGGGAGCGGCGGCTCGGGTGCTGGGGGGGCTGGGCCTGGAGCTGGCGGGCCGCGAGCCCAAGGGCGGCTTCGCGCTGCGCGGGGGGCGGTTCCACACGCTGCCCTCGGGGGCCGTGTCGTTGATGACCACGGACCTGCTGGGCGCGGCGGGCAAGGTGGAGTTCGCCCGGGTGATGGCGGCCCTCCCGCGCGTGGACGCCGCGGCGGCGGTGGGCCTGTCCCTGGCGCAGTGGCTGCGCCAGAACGTGTCGCGGGACGACGTGCGCGATGTGGTGACGATGCTCTTCCGGGCGGCGACGTACGGCGTGGACATGGAGCTGCTGGGCGCGGACGCGGCGCTGGCGCACCAGCAGGTGTACCTGGAGCGGGGCGTGCGCTACCTCGACGGGGGCTGGGACTCGCTGGTGCGGGGACTGGACGGGGTGGCCGAGGCCGCGGGGGTGGAGCGGCACGTGTCGGCCCGGGTGGAGCAGGTGCTGCGCGAGGAGGCGGGCGGCGTCTCGCGGGTGCGGGGCGTGCGGCTGGCGGACGGGACGGAGTGGGAGGCCGAGGCGGTGGTGCTCACGGGCGGACCCGGGGACGTGGCGGCCCTGCTGCCGGGAGACGCGGTGGCGGCGGGGTGGGCGGCGCGGGCCCTGCCGGTGAAGATGGCGTCGCTGGACGTGGGCCTGTCGCGGCTGCCGAGGCCCGACGCCCTGCTGGCCTTCGGGGTGGATCGGCCGTGGTATGCGTCGGTGCACTCGGCGTGGGCGCGGCTGGCGCCCGAGGGGGGCGCGATGGTGCACGTGGCGAAGTACCTCGGGCCGGAGGACCGGCGCACGGAGGAGGCCGAGCTGGAGGACTTCCTGGAGTCGCTGCAGCCGGGCTGGCGCCAGCACGTGGTGGCGCGGCGCTTCATGCCCGACCTGCGGGTGATGCATGCCCTGCCCACGCTGGAGGGGCTCGGGGCCCGGCCGCCGCCGCTGGTGGCGCACGTGCGCGGTCTGGCCGTGGTGGGCGACTGGGTGGGCCCCGAGGGGATGCTGGTGGATGCCTCGCTCGCGAGCGCCGAGGCGGTGGCCCGTGCGTGGCGGGGCGCGGGACGGACTCGCGCGGCATGA
- a CDS encoding sigma-70 family RNA polymerase sigma factor — protein MTSPAHEALARAAREHERFLWGLCYRMTGVAADADELVQETFARALEAPPARVGDPRPWLTRVAVNLARDRLRRRKREGYVGPWLPSPVDTGEEAVASVEARLPGGTSTEGRYELLESVTFAFLLALEALTPRQRAVLLLRDVFDYSVREVAESLRWSETNVKVVHHRARAAMAAYDRERCLPTRALQEKTRRALEDFLGALAGGDVAAAEALLAEPVRALSDGAGESFAARLPVVGPQRVALFYRRLYALSGGLEALAFRMFNGLPALVVRWHVTRPGQPTGVVLRLELGEDGRVRWLHAIQASRKVTGLFPEARPG, from the coding sequence ATGACGTCTCCGGCGCATGAGGCGCTCGCGCGCGCGGCGCGGGAGCACGAGCGGTTCCTCTGGGGGCTGTGCTACCGGATGACGGGCGTGGCGGCCGACGCGGACGAGCTCGTGCAGGAGACGTTCGCGCGGGCGCTCGAGGCCCCTCCGGCGCGCGTCGGGGATCCGCGCCCCTGGCTCACCCGCGTGGCGGTGAACCTGGCGCGCGACCGGCTCCGGCGGCGCAAGCGCGAGGGCTATGTGGGGCCCTGGCTGCCCTCGCCGGTGGACACGGGCGAGGAGGCCGTGGCCTCGGTGGAGGCGCGGCTGCCCGGGGGCACGAGCACCGAGGGCCGCTACGAACTGCTGGAGAGCGTGACGTTCGCCTTCCTGCTGGCGCTCGAGGCGCTCACGCCCCGGCAGCGCGCGGTGCTGCTCTTGCGCGACGTGTTCGACTACTCGGTGCGCGAGGTGGCCGAGAGCCTGCGCTGGAGCGAGACGAACGTGAAGGTGGTGCACCACCGGGCCCGCGCGGCGATGGCGGCGTATGACCGGGAGCGCTGCCTGCCCACGCGCGCGCTCCAGGAGAAGACCCGGCGCGCGCTGGAGGACTTCCTGGGGGCGCTCGCGGGCGGCGACGTGGCGGCGGCCGAGGCGCTGCTGGCCGAGCCCGTGCGCGCGCTGTCGGACGGCGCGGGCGAGTCGTTCGCGGCGCGGCTGCCGGTGGTGGGCCCCCAGCGCGTGGCGCTCTTCTACCGGCGTCTGTACGCGCTGAGCGGCGGCCTGGAGGCGCTGGCGTTCCGGATGTTCAACGGGCTGCCGGCCCTGGTGGTCCGCTGGCACGTGACGCGTCCGGGGCAGCCCACGGGGGTGGTGCTCCGCCTGGAGCTCGGCGAGGACGGGCGGGTGCGGTGGCTGCATGCCATCCAGGCGAGCCGCAAGGTCACGGGGCTGTTCCCGGAGGCGCGGCCGGGGTGA
- a CDS encoding efflux RND transporter permease subunit, protein MFDTLIAFSIRHRVLVLALTALLIGLGLNALRALPIDAVPDVTNVQVQILTSSPGLGPVEVERFITIPVESALGGLPDTTEVRSLSRFGLSVVTVVFKDGVDIYFARQQVQERMAAARERIPEGYGTPELGPLSSGLGEIYQFEVKGEGASAMRLRDVLEWTISPRLRSVPGVVEVNAFGGELKTYEVQLEPGKLAAYGLSLQRVFEALEENNANAGGASIARGPEQVLIRGEGLVESLEDVGDIVLTTSPQGVPVLVRDVARVRFAPQVRQGAVTRDGRGEVVTGIVMMRLGANSREVVERVKQAVEAIRPTLPPGITIDTYYDRTDLVKKTLRTVAGNLIEGGLLVIVVLFLMLRDLRAGLITASAIPLCMLCAFIGMRALGISGNLMSLGAIDFGLIVDGALIIVENAVRHIAHQAQTLGRPLTREERDAAVLRAAVEIRGAAAFGELIIAVVYLPLLTLSGVEGKMFQPMAITVLCALAGAFVLSLTLVPALASLFLSRAAAERESPLVRHARRLYTPALAWCQARPRAVVGAAGGLLVLSLALLPLLGTEFIPRLDEGALALQAMRVPSVSLEESVRQTGLIETVLKRFPEVRTVVSRTGRAEIATDPMGVEVSDIYVMLEPPERWTTAGDREGLIAAMQRALEREVPGNAFSYSQPIELRVSELLSGARSDVALKLYGEDLEELKRTGDRLAVALARVPGAADVKAEQVAGLPVARIQIDRRAIARYGINVRQVLDAIETLGGKQVGTVLEGQKRFALQVRFAAEAREHVEQLESLSISSPAGQLIPLSQLARVVVEEGPAQVSRENLHRRLTIEANVRGRDLGGFVNEAREVVAREVQLPPGYWVDWGGQFQNLESASRRLALVVPLTLFLILLLLYGTFNAVRPALLISLNVPFAVTGGLVALAVRGMPLSISAAVGFIALFGVAMLNGLVLVSAIRKAREAGHPLAEALREATQARLRPVLTTALVASLGFLPMAFATGAGAEVQKPLATVVIGGLLSSTLLTLLVLPTVYPWFERARAPT, encoded by the coding sequence ATGTTCGACACCCTCATTGCCTTCTCCATCCGCCACCGCGTGCTCGTGCTCGCGCTGACGGCGCTGCTCATCGGCCTCGGGCTCAACGCCTTGCGCGCGCTGCCCATCGACGCCGTGCCGGACGTCACCAACGTCCAGGTGCAGATCCTCACCTCCTCGCCGGGGCTCGGCCCCGTGGAGGTGGAGCGCTTCATCACCATCCCCGTCGAGTCGGCCCTGGGCGGCCTGCCCGACACCACCGAGGTGCGCTCGCTCTCGCGCTTCGGCCTGTCCGTGGTCACCGTCGTCTTCAAGGACGGCGTGGACATCTATTTCGCGCGCCAGCAGGTGCAGGAGCGCATGGCCGCCGCGCGCGAGCGCATCCCCGAGGGCTACGGCACTCCGGAACTCGGGCCCCTGTCCTCGGGCCTGGGGGAGATCTACCAGTTCGAGGTGAAGGGCGAGGGCGCGAGCGCCATGCGGCTGCGCGACGTGCTCGAGTGGACCATCTCCCCTCGGCTCCGCTCGGTGCCGGGCGTGGTGGAGGTGAACGCCTTCGGCGGCGAGCTGAAGACGTACGAGGTGCAGCTGGAGCCCGGGAAGCTCGCCGCCTACGGCCTGTCGCTCCAGCGCGTCTTCGAGGCCCTGGAGGAGAACAACGCGAACGCCGGCGGCGCGTCCATCGCCCGGGGGCCCGAGCAGGTGCTCATTCGCGGCGAGGGCCTGGTGGAGTCCCTGGAGGACGTGGGGGACATCGTGCTCACCACGTCGCCGCAGGGCGTGCCGGTGCTCGTGCGGGACGTGGCGCGGGTGCGCTTCGCCCCCCAGGTGCGCCAGGGCGCCGTCACCCGGGACGGACGCGGCGAGGTCGTCACCGGCATCGTGATGATGCGCCTGGGCGCCAACTCGCGCGAGGTGGTGGAGCGCGTGAAGCAGGCCGTGGAGGCCATCCGCCCCACCCTGCCCCCGGGCATCACGATCGACACCTATTATGACCGCACGGATCTGGTGAAGAAGACGCTGCGCACCGTGGCGGGCAACCTCATCGAGGGCGGCCTGCTGGTCATCGTGGTGCTCTTCCTCATGCTGCGCGACCTGCGCGCGGGCCTCATCACGGCGAGCGCCATTCCCCTGTGCATGCTGTGCGCGTTCATCGGCATGCGCGCGCTGGGCATCTCCGGCAACCTGATGAGCCTGGGGGCCATCGACTTCGGCCTCATCGTGGACGGGGCGCTCATCATCGTGGAGAACGCGGTGCGCCACATCGCCCACCAGGCCCAGACGCTCGGCCGACCGCTCACGCGCGAGGAGCGGGACGCGGCGGTGCTGCGCGCGGCGGTGGAGATCCGCGGCGCGGCGGCCTTCGGCGAGCTCATCATCGCCGTGGTGTACCTGCCGCTGCTCACCCTGAGCGGCGTGGAGGGCAAGATGTTCCAGCCCATGGCCATCACCGTGCTGTGCGCGCTGGCGGGCGCCTTCGTGCTGTCGCTCACGCTGGTGCCCGCGCTCGCCTCGCTCTTCCTGTCCCGCGCGGCGGCCGAGCGCGAGAGCCCCCTGGTGCGCCACGCCCGACGGCTCTACACGCCCGCGCTCGCCTGGTGTCAGGCCCGGCCCCGGGCCGTGGTGGGCGCCGCGGGCGGACTGCTGGTGCTGAGCCTCGCGCTCCTGCCGCTGCTTGGCACCGAGTTCATCCCCCGGCTGGACGAGGGCGCGCTCGCGCTCCAGGCCATGCGCGTGCCCTCGGTGTCGCTGGAGGAGTCCGTGCGGCAGACGGGCCTCATCGAGACGGTGCTCAAGCGCTTTCCCGAGGTGCGCACCGTCGTCTCGCGCACGGGGCGCGCGGAGATCGCCACGGACCCCATGGGCGTGGAGGTGAGCGACATCTACGTGATGCTCGAGCCGCCCGAGCGCTGGACGACGGCCGGGGATCGCGAGGGGCTCATCGCCGCGATGCAGCGCGCCCTGGAGCGCGAGGTGCCCGGCAATGCCTTCTCCTACTCCCAGCCCATCGAGCTGCGGGTGAGCGAGCTTTTGTCCGGGGCCCGCTCGGACGTGGCGCTCAAGCTGTATGGGGAGGATCTGGAGGAGCTCAAGCGCACGGGGGACCGGCTCGCCGTGGCGCTGGCGCGGGTGCCGGGCGCCGCCGACGTGAAGGCCGAGCAGGTGGCGGGCCTGCCCGTGGCGCGGATTCAAATCGACCGGCGGGCCATCGCCCGCTACGGCATCAACGTGCGCCAGGTGCTGGACGCCATCGAGACGCTGGGCGGCAAGCAGGTGGGCACGGTGCTGGAGGGCCAGAAGCGCTTCGCCCTCCAGGTGCGCTTCGCCGCCGAGGCGCGCGAGCACGTGGAGCAGTTGGAGAGCCTGTCCATCAGCAGCCCCGCGGGGCAGCTCATCCCCCTGTCCCAGCTCGCCCGGGTGGTGGTGGAGGAGGGCCCCGCGCAGGTGAGCCGGGAGAACCTCCACCGCCGGCTCACCATCGAGGCCAACGTGCGGGGGCGCGACCTGGGTGGCTTCGTGAACGAGGCCCGGGAGGTGGTGGCGCGCGAGGTCCAGTTGCCGCCGGGCTATTGGGTCGACTGGGGCGGCCAGTTCCAGAACCTGGAGTCGGCCTCGCGGCGGCTGGCGCTGGTGGTGCCGCTCACGCTCTTCCTCATCCTGCTGCTGCTCTACGGCACGTTCAACGCGGTGCGCCCGGCGCTGCTCATCTCGCTCAACGTGCCCTTCGCGGTGACGGGCGGGCTGGTGGCGCTGGCGGTGCGCGGCATGCCCCTGTCCATCTCGGCGGCGGTGGGCTTCATCGCCCTGTTCGGCGTGGCGATGCTCAACGGGCTCGTGCTGGTGTCGGCCATCCGCAAGGCCCGCGAGGCGGGGCACCCGCTCGCCGAGGCCCTGCGCGAGGCGACCCAGGCGCGGCTGCGGCCCGTGCTCACCACCGCGCTCGTGGCCTCGCTGGGCTTCCTCCCCATGGCCTTCGCCACGGGGGCGGGGGCCGAGGTGCAGAAGCCCCTGGCCACCGTCGTCATCGGCGGCCTCCTCTCCTCCACCCTGCTCACCCTGCTCGTGCTGCCCACGGTCTACCCGTGGTTCGAGCGGGCGCGGGCGCCTACTTGA
- a CDS encoding efflux RND transporter periplasmic adaptor subunit, giving the protein MSARIWTLVALVLVGLGLGSGCTKEKAGEAHAEEAHGEEKHGEEAHADEGLVRLAPEAVRSAALKTEEARQKPLEVGLRVPARVSFAQRGVAQVAARVPGRLASIEVNLGQRVKKGQVLGYLESPELGRARADYLSAATKARVAEDNHRREKELFAKGITSEREMREAESTFVTAQAERNAADGRLHALGLSDAEIAALRGNEHYSSRLSAISPLEGTVVDISGTVGQAVEATTPLFTVGDLTELWVLLDVAEDRVAAVRNGQGVDITLTALPGRRFHGVVAYIGDIVNERTRTVHVRVAVSNQDGALKPGMFAQAEIATATGAEEPAASRLVVPREAVQQVDGRQVVFVPEGPGAYRAVEVRTGATSAREVELVSGIAPGTSVITQGAFILKSELSRESLGGGHSH; this is encoded by the coding sequence ATGAGCGCGCGCATCTGGACGCTCGTGGCCCTCGTCCTGGTGGGACTCGGACTCGGGAGCGGCTGCACGAAGGAGAAGGCCGGGGAGGCCCATGCCGAGGAAGCGCACGGTGAGGAGAAGCACGGCGAGGAGGCCCATGCCGACGAGGGCCTGGTGCGCCTCGCGCCCGAGGCGGTGCGCTCGGCGGCCCTGAAGACGGAGGAGGCGCGTCAGAAGCCGCTCGAGGTGGGCCTGCGGGTGCCCGCGCGGGTGTCCTTCGCCCAGCGCGGCGTGGCCCAGGTGGCCGCGCGTGTCCCCGGACGGCTCGCCAGCATCGAGGTGAACCTGGGGCAGCGGGTGAAGAAGGGACAGGTGCTCGGCTACCTGGAGAGTCCGGAGCTGGGGCGGGCCCGGGCGGACTACCTCTCCGCGGCGACCAAGGCCCGCGTGGCCGAGGACAACCACCGCCGGGAGAAGGAGCTGTTCGCCAAGGGCATCACCAGCGAGCGCGAGATGCGCGAGGCGGAGAGCACCTTCGTCACCGCGCAGGCCGAGCGCAACGCGGCGGACGGGCGCCTGCACGCGCTGGGGCTGTCCGACGCGGAGATCGCCGCCCTGCGCGGCAACGAGCACTACAGCTCGCGCCTGTCGGCCATCAGCCCGCTGGAGGGCACCGTGGTGGACATCTCCGGCACGGTGGGCCAGGCGGTGGAGGCCACGACCCCCCTGTTCACCGTGGGCGATCTCACGGAGCTGTGGGTGCTCCTGGACGTGGCCGAGGATCGGGTGGCGGCGGTGCGGAACGGTCAGGGCGTGGACATCACCCTCACGGCGCTGCCCGGGCGGCGCTTCCACGGCGTCGTGGCGTACATCGGGGACATCGTCAACGAGCGCACGCGCACCGTGCACGTGCGCGTGGCCGTGTCCAACCAGGACGGCGCGCTCAAGCCCGGCATGTTCGCCCAGGCGGAGATCGCCACGGCCACCGGCGCCGAGGAGCCCGCCGCCTCGCGGCTCGTGGTGCCCCGGGAGGCCGTGCAACAGGTGGATGGCCGGCAGGTCGTCTTCGTGCCCGAGGGGCCGGGCGCGTACCGGGCCGTGGAGGTGCGCACGGGCGCCACGTCCGCGCGTGAGGTGGAGCTCGTCTCCGGCATCGCGCCGGGCACCTCCGTCATCACCCAGGGGGCGTTCATCCTCAAATCCGAGCTCTCGCGCGAGAGCCTGGGCGGGGGGCATTCCCACTAG
- a CDS encoding TolC family protein, with the protein MLVPFRLSTWLLLHAVSSPPSHPLTQEEAVTLALARSPQLLSAQAEARTAQARLEGASLLVQDNPELQGAVGPRLRPNANSLDLTVGVSQRLELFGQRGARRDAASAALTASEARLQSLQVSLAAEVRGAFARLLASEQEWTLAEEGQVLADQALQAAEERQTAGAASRIEVNTARVELGRAAHARVLADRRRTLARGELRLLLGLDTSEPLAIRDDEKPGHAEPPALDVLMERALAQRPDVKAARADWDTARAEGTLASRQALPGTRLGVSYGEEEGARIVQGTLGLELPIFNRNQAARGAAAARLTQMQGLFEATERRVRTEVALALERERTARAAVAVYSGDVLAALQQNLALVNEAYRAGKVDFFQLLLIRRDALDARRGYIAALEELMVAEAQLSRAIGSLQ; encoded by the coding sequence GTGCTCGTTCCCTTCCGCCTGTCCACCTGGCTCTTGCTGCATGCCGTGTCGTCTCCGCCGTCCCACCCCCTCACCCAGGAAGAGGCCGTCACCCTCGCCCTGGCGCGCAGTCCCCAACTGCTCTCCGCCCAGGCCGAGGCCCGCACCGCCCAGGCCCGACTGGAGGGCGCCTCCCTGCTCGTGCAGGACAACCCCGAGCTGCAAGGCGCGGTGGGCCCCCGGCTCCGCCCCAACGCGAACAGCCTGGACCTCACCGTCGGCGTGAGCCAGCGGCTCGAACTCTTCGGCCAGCGCGGAGCCCGCCGCGACGCCGCCTCCGCCGCGCTCACCGCGAGCGAGGCCCGGCTCCAGTCCCTCCAGGTGTCGCTCGCCGCCGAGGTGCGCGGCGCCTTCGCCCGGCTCCTCGCCTCCGAGCAGGAATGGACGCTGGCCGAGGAGGGCCAGGTCCTCGCGGATCAGGCGCTCCAGGCCGCCGAGGAGCGGCAGACGGCGGGGGCCGCCTCGCGCATCGAGGTGAACACGGCCCGGGTGGAGCTCGGCCGCGCCGCCCATGCCCGGGTGCTCGCGGATCGGCGGCGGACCCTCGCGCGGGGCGAATTGCGGCTGCTGCTCGGCCTGGATACCTCCGAGCCCCTGGCCATCCGGGATGACGAGAAGCCCGGCCACGCGGAGCCGCCCGCGCTCGACGTATTGATGGAGCGGGCGCTCGCGCAGCGCCCCGACGTGAAGGCCGCGCGCGCCGACTGGGACACGGCCCGCGCCGAGGGCACCCTCGCCTCGCGTCAGGCGCTGCCCGGTACCCGGCTGGGCGTCAGCTACGGTGAGGAGGAAGGCGCGCGCATCGTCCAGGGCACGCTCGGCCTGGAGCTGCCCATCTTCAATCGCAACCAGGCCGCCCGGGGGGCCGCCGCGGCGCGGCTCACGCAGATGCAGGGACTGTTCGAGGCCACCGAGCGGCGCGTCCGCACGGAGGTGGCGCTCGCCCTGGAGCGCGAGCGGACAGCCCGCGCCGCCGTGGCCGTCTACAGCGGGGACGTGCTGGCGGCGCTCCAGCAGAACCTCGCGCTCGTCAACGAGGCCTACCGCGCCGGCAAGGTGGACTTCTTCCAATTGCTGCTCATCCGCCGCGACGCGCTCGACGCCCGACGCGGCTACATCGCGGCGCTCGAGGAGCTCATGGTCGCCGAGGCCCAGCTGTCCCGGGCGATCGGGAGCCTCCAATGA